The DNA window TCAAGTGAATTATGCAAAGCACTGCCGCGATCAACACCTACGATTGATGGGTGGTGTGAGTATTACTATAAATATCGTGATGACTCTTCTACAAGCGGGATTATGGGTCGTGAGAATTTTACTTTGGGAGACGTTATTGTTCCAAATCTTGGGTTTGGCTGTGGAGAAGACTATGAAGGAGATGGGTTCTCACCGGGGGCTGGTGTTGTTGGTCTCGGTCGCGGACTATTATCGCTTGTTTCCCAGCTTAAGGAGACTAAGTTCGCTTATTGCTTGCCCTCCATTGAAGACCCCAAAAACAGTGGTAGGCTTTTGATTGGGTCACCTGAAAGAATCTCGATTGATAAACTGATGAAAACAACACCTTTGATTAGAAATTGGTTCGAACCATCACGTTATTATGTTTCGCTTGAAGGAATCTCAGTTGGTGGCACAAAATTACACATGAAGAAATCAACTGCACTTAAAGATGATGGGACTGGTGGTTTATACATAGACTCAGGCGCACCGATAACACATTTAGAAAAGAGTGCATATGATTTGGTAAGAGAAGAGTTCATAAATCAAGCAGTCAAGCTTTCTGAGGACAAGTCCGGCTTGTATGTGTTCGATCTCTGCTTCAATTTGCCCAAGGAGCGATCAGACAGAGATAAGGTCCCCAAATTGATATTTCATTTTGATGGAGCAGATTGGGAGTTGCCAAGAAAGAATTATATGATTGAAGATGAGAATAATGGAGTTATGTGCTTGGGTATTGTTCCTTCAAGGGACGACGTATCTATGTTTGGTGCTCTTCAGCAGCAAAACATGTTGGTGATCAGTGATCTTGAGAAGGATACCTTGTCATTTGTTCCTACAGAATGTGATCAGTTGTGACTTGTTCAAATGAACTTTGATGAAGCAGTTTATACTTTTCCAAGGTATTCTCGGCCTCTTTCCATACTCAACCCATCAGTCTACATCCGCCCATTAGTCTTGACAACTTAAAGCCCATAACAGACTGG is part of the Tripterygium wilfordii isolate XIE 37 chromosome 7, ASM1340144v1, whole genome shotgun sequence genome and encodes:
- the LOC120002476 gene encoding aspartic proteinase nepenthesin-1-like, which codes for MESSPPLYSVLLLVLVASPALFVSPARSTSQQTLEHPKLNKTGFWVKLKQVDSGKNFFQLERIQNGIKRGQHRLQKIANGLAHHDLRAISSPVSPVNHISEFFLEFSIGTPLKTDQLVLLDTASDLIWIQCKSCINCFKQNNPIFDQSESLSFFNLSSSSELCKALPRSTPTIDGWCEYYYKYRDDSSTSGIMGRENFTLGDVIVPNLGFGCGEDYEGDGFSPGAGVVGLGRGLLSLVSQLKETKFAYCLPSIEDPKNSGRLLIGSPERISIDKLMKTTPLIRNWFEPSRYYVSLEGISVGGTKLHMKKSTALKDDGTGGLYIDSGAPITHLEKSAYDLVREEFINQAVKLSEDKSGLYVFDLCFNLPKERSDRDKVPKLIFHFDGADWELPRKNYMIEDENNGVMCLGIVPSRDDVSMFGALQQQNMLVISDLEKDTLSFVPTECDQL